The region ATATAAATACTTCACCTAAGAAAATAACAATTAAGCTTAGCCCCCTTTAATTAAATTGCTTAGGTTCACAATCTTTAACTTGGTCAACTTAAAACTTGGCCATGTTTATTTCTAAGTGTTAAAGCACTAAAGAAGCAAATCGCTGCACTAAGGATCAAATACAAGCTAGGCGAAAGATTATTATGAGTGGAGTTAATTAAACTGGTTGCGATTAGCGGCGTAAGTCCGCCAAAAAATGCATAACCAATATTATACGTAATTGCCATGCCCGTATAACGAACTGAGGTAGGAAATAATTCGATAATAGTGCATACATACATGCTCGTACATGCACTTAACAAAGAAACAGAAAACATAACAATGATAACATAGGCAAGTTGTTCTAAAGATAATAAATAAAAGAAAAAATAACTAAATAGGACAAAACATAGAGAACCTAAAAGCAAGAACCGGCGCCTGCCAAATATATCAGAGAGCCAACCAAAGGTAATACAGAAAAAGGAGTTAAGAATTAAAGCGATAGTATTAAGAATATTTATAGTTTCTTTAGGATAATGCAAGATAGATGTTAAATAAGTAGGCAAATAAAGAAAAAGCAGACACACAGTTACGGCATCTAGCCATGTTAGAGCTGCGCCTTGAAAAACTTCCTTTTTATAATTCACAAATACTTCTCGAATAGGGAAAAAATTCTTTTTTGCGGTTGTATTATGTTGTTTAAAAATTGGTGTTTCTACTAAACCTCTACGCAACTTAAAGCTCGCTATTCCCAATAAACCACCAACGATAAAAGGTATTCGCCAACCCCACATTAAAACTTGCTCATGCGTACAAAAATAAAACAAAGCCACGTTAATCATTGAGCCTAAAATTAAGCCTATATTAATACCTAAAAAAATAAGTGCACAACAAATACCTCGACTCTTAGGATTTATATGTTCTCCTGCAAATGTAACGGCACCTGGTATTTCGCCGCCAACCGATAACCCTTGGAGTAAACGTAACAATATAAGTAAAAGTGACGCTTTAATCCCAATATCCTGATAAGTAGGAAGAAGGCCAATTAAAAAAGTGGGTAATGCCATCATAATTAATGTCACTACAAAGGTTTTTTTACGTCCATATTTATCGCCAAAATGACTAAAAATAATTCCGCCTAAGGGACGAATTAAATAGCCTACAGCGAAAACAGCATAAACGCCAATTAAGGAAGCGAGATGATTTGCAGCAGGGAAAAAGAGTTCACTTAATTCACTAGCGAGAAATATATAAATAATAAAATCATAAAATTCTAGCGCCCCACCAAGTGAAGATAAAAATATTAATTTCTTCTCTGCTGCTGAAAATTGTATGCCTGCCATTAGAAAAATCCTATTTCTTTAAAATCCAAAATCCTATACTAACTATGCCTTAGAATTTATGTAATTTACTTGCTCGACTATATCTTGAATTAATTTACAAGCTTGTTGCAAAAGTAAATAATCTTTTGCATAGGAGAATCGTAAATATCCTTTTTTCTCATCAATTCCAAACGCTGAACCAGGTACTATAGCCACTCCCACTGTATATAATATAAAAGATGCTATGTGAGAATCTGTTTTAAAAGTGGTTGTGTTTAACTTATTATGTAAATTAGTAACTTGGTGAGATTTATTATTGAACATAAAGTTGACTTTATCTGGAACCTTTCTATCTATAAAAGGATTAGCACAAGTCAAAACAAAAAAACCATTATCACTTGCAACGCTTTGAAAACCCCAGAATCTAAGCTGTTCATAGATGAAAACTCGATTTCTTTGATAGTCGTGCAAACATTTATTTAACCAAGCTTGATATTTGGCAGTAAGTATTAATTTTTCTTTAATACTGGCTATTAGTGCTTGTTGCATTAATACAGAGATCCCTCCTGTCATCATCATTTGCAGTGTACTCATTTTTTCTATCCATAAAGGATTAGCGCCTATCATTCCTATACGTAACCCCGGTGCTCCAATTAATCCTTTTGAAGCAGAATTAATAACTAAGCAGCGATTTTTAAGATGCGGAGCCACATCAAGAAGCGTAATATGTGGCGAGGTCGTTAACTCCCGATAAACATCATCAATAATGACTGAAAGATATAAATTTTGTTCAAGTATTTTGGCTAAACCGATAAGAAATGATTGTTGCAAATCTATACCCGTTGGATTATTCGGAAAATTTAAAATGAGAACCTTAGTATTAGGAAACTTAATTAGAAAAAATTCTAACTGTTCTATTGAAGGCTGAAAGCCTTGCGCTTCAGTCGGAATTTTAATTAACTGTGCCCCTAATAAATTTAATTGCATTTCATAAATACCAAAGTAAGGCTCAAAGACTAAAACTGAATCATCAGGATTAATTAAAATATTAAAAGCATGCCATAGGGCTTGCGTGGCGCCATAAGTCACCATGACTTCTTTTGTAGAGAAATTAACAAGAGGATAATAATGTTTATAAAGAGCGGTTACTGCTTCTAAACATGAACGCTCGCCCTGAGAAAGTGAATAAGGAAAAGCTAAATCCTTTTTTTGCAGCAATTTGGTCATTGCATCACTTACATTCGGATTAATAGCTAAATGTGGCTCTCCAATACTTAAATCAATAATACTAGGCAACCCTTTTTCAAGGCGCTCTTGATGTATATAAGGTAATTGCGCAAAAATTTCATCAATAGCATTTACCGGTAGGTTTGTTCTATGCGCCAATAAACTTATATCCATATCTTATTTTCGTTTAAAAATTTTAGTTTATTATATAAAATCTACTTAAAGGCTTGAATTAGGTTTAAGTTATCTTTGCCATAGTTAAAATTTATATAGTGCTTACTAAATTTAGTATAAAGCTTAGTAAGCGGCGCTATAGCTTATTATAGCAATAATGCTTAATTGCATCTGCTATAACTTGTATTGCCTTAATAACTCGGTTTTCGTTACGATAAACTAACGCGATTTCTTCTCTATAAACAGGACTTTGGTTAATGCAGATTAATCTTTCTGGATAAAGAGTGCGTGTCATAAGTTTAGGTAGTATACCGATACCGCAACCTTGCGCTGTCATATTGGCAATAACTTCCAAACTATTAATCGTTATGATGCGATCAATTAAAAATCCTTGCTTGCGCCCTCTTACTAATAAATCTTGGGTTTGCTGCAAGCTAGGATCGCATAAAACAATCGCTTCACCAGAATAAATATCTTGTATTTTTCGTTTATTAGGTATTGTCCAGAATGCCATCTCATCATGGCAAAGTTTTCTTATTACTAAATCAGGATGGGATTGGGGATTTATCAAAATCCCGATGTCAATTTTAAAATTAATAATTTGCTCGAGTGTGCGCCTAGAAACATCATGAACTAAATTAATTTCTAATTTCGGATAGGTTTCTAAAAGGCTAGGAAGAAATCCCGAAACAATATCAACTGCGGTGGTTGAGTGACATCCTAATGTATAAGAACCTTGCACTTCAAATTTAGAAGCAAGAGCAAAAGAGCGCGCGTCCTGCCAACAAGTCATTAATTTTTTTACATGAACTAATAATTGTTTTCCACTCTGGGATAGAGCAACACCATGTTGATGGCGAATAAGAAGTTCGGTACCAATTATTTTTTCTAATCGCTTTATAGCTAAACTTAATGCTGGTTGACTTATCCCTAATCGCTCCGAAGCCCTAGACAGACTTAAGGTATGTGCTACTTCTCGAAAGTATTCTAAATCTGTATAGGAAGGAATCATATAAATTCATTTAATAAACTTTGCTAACCTTATAACAGGATCAATTATGAAATTAAATAATAGATAATAATATAAGCTAGATTAGCTTTTGCTCACCTTTACTCAAGCAAACAGAAAGTTTTTTGATTTATACTAATATAAAATAGTTCTTAAAATTAAGGAGGATGGAATGAATAAAGGATATATTATAGTGATAACCCTTTTAAGTACTAATATGGCTTTTGCTGCAGCCGCTACAAGTACCACTACAACAGTTGATCCCGCTACTGGAACTACTATTCAATCAACTACTACCAACGTAGATGATTCCGCAACCACCGTAACTACGCCTGCTGATACTCCAGTAGTAGATACGACTGTTAGTCCAAACATGGAGATAGTTACTCCGGTAGATATAGATAATAATGTACAAATCGTTAATGATAGAGTGAGCATTACCGGTCTGACCACAGCACCTGCATTCACAACAGTAGAGCTTCGTGATGGCGTATATTATTTACCTCCAGCTGTAACGCCAGTAGATGGATTTTATTTCTTAATTGTTGGCGATACAGAGCGAGTTTGTACGGTCAAAAAAATTAAAAAAGTAAAAAAGGTTCGCAAAATATCACCTATGACTACTAAGGTCATGATAAAAAACAAGAAAGTTACTTTATATTGTTATGATAGAACTTATTTTAACTTCTAAGATTTAAATCCATAAGTTAAGCAAGTGTCGGGCAATAAGCCCGATCTACTTTTCTTTTAGTGTAGCTTTCTATGTATAGTTAATTAACTGCCAACCTATTAATACCTTGTTGATTAACCATTTGCCTTTCCTCACTAATTAACTCAATCCATTTTTTTGGGGTAATTTTATTGCTTACTAACAAATTTATAGCCGCACTAGCACTCGTGCTTTGCGTCATAGCGAAATAAAAATAGGCTGTTAGTTTATTGCGAGATAAAGCCCAGTGACTATTGGCTACACTTGCACGCAAAGTAGAAAAATCAACTTGCTCTTTTTTTACTAATTGCTGCATTTTTTGTATAGTTTTAGGGATACATTTATCAAAAAATAATGTTGTACCTTGCTGGTTCCATTCTGCACTTAAGATAATCTTTTTTAAAATAGCCATATCACAAATTTGTTGCTCTGCGGAAACCGGCTCTTCTATTCGTTGCTGAATAGGCATTTGCAACATAGAATGGGTCCACTGTTGGTAATAACTACGACCATAAATTAACATTGCACCCAAAATAAAATCTTTCGCACAAGGCGCTGCCTGCCAGAAAGCATTAAATAAAGCTGAATTTAATTGCTTAAACTTAGGATAAGGATACTCGTTATTATTTGCGCGAATTAAATGAGAGCGAGAGTAAATGATGGTGTCGGTGTCGTACTTAGCTTTAGATTTTGCTTTATATTCGTCTGGCCCAAGGTGAATTTTTTCATCCTTATTAGCTACGCTGCCCTCAACTATTTCCAAATGAAATTTGTGATTTAAATTATGTTTATAGCCAAGAAAATGACAATCAGTCTTTGCTTTGAAAGTATCTGCTATGTGCTGTCTTAATACCGTACCAATTTTAATATTAGGATCATAAAAATCAGGATGCTTAGCTAAATTCATTACCCAGAAAACATTGACCTTATTTTTATTGTCTACTGGGATATCGCGTAATAATATTCCCCAAGAATAACCAATAATTTGATCATTTCTATCTTTGGCAAGAAAGCAAATTGTATCTTTATAATTTAGCAATGCTGATAAGACTGTATCGCCTATTATAGGTAAATCAGCAAAGTTTATCCCATGCGCTAAACAATCTAAGTGCTTGATTTCTTCGATGGCCTTCTGAACGTCAGAAATATTATTACGCTCTAAAAGTTGTACCTCGTTAAAGCCGTATGGCTTACCCTGCATCACTTGCAAGGAAAAATTAAAAGTACAGATGCCATCTAAGCGTTTATCATGTTTAATTTTAAGAGGCGTTTGATTTCGGTTTTCTAATAAATCAGTCCATAGTTGACAAATTTCTCTAATAAGCTCATCGTCTGAGTTGTTATCGCGCAAATTTATTAACTGTAATGTTAAACGATGTAGATATTCTGTGTGAACATAAATTGCATGATTATTTAAGTCCACCACAGATTTTGCCGTCATTAATTTTTGTATTTCTGCTAAATGATAATCATAAGGTTGTATATATAATTTTACTGCCTCTTCAAATAAATTCCATTTACGCGCCAGCACTTCAATTTTGGTATAAGACATCATGAATTCCCTATAATAAATCTGGAAATAAATCATATAATGCTGCTATAGCGCTCACAATAGTTCTTAATTAATTTTTCGGAAGCAGCCGGAACCTATAATACCAATACTATTATTGAGACATTGTGATAATTTGATCATAGTAAGATAGATATTTATCAGAATTCAATGAAGAGTAGTTTAGGTTTTTAATTAATGGTGTTACAAATAATGATAGTTCTATCCATCAGTGTTCCACCTGACTTTGGATCGACCAATTTTGGAAATTCCGTAATAGTTTCGACTACCTCGCCTGCTCTCTCTCCGCAAGCCACAATAATGACAATATCAACATCTGAGTAACGCGCAATTAAATTTTGTAATACCGTTTTACCAGCGCCAAAAGGGCCCAGTATTACTTATAATCATCCTTGATTTGTTACATTTTAACTTAAGCTGTTACTATTATATGGCATTTTAATCGCTTGCAACTAAGTATTATCTAACTTTCAACTGTTTTTTGATATCACCCACTAAGGTAGTTTGGTTAGGATCGATAGATAGAGTAGGTTTTCCTTCTCTAAAATCTAAAGTATTTAAATCAAGCCAGATGAGATTTGGTGTTGTTGTTGGACTAAAATAATAAGTTTTTTTAGTTAAATCAGCAACGGAGACCCAGCGGGTAGGCCAAGCATCTTCAGTCTTATTACCAGAGGTATCAACTGCGCCAAAAGGTACCATCGCTGTTCTAATCACAGATAAAATACCAGCTACTGCTTCTTGTGTATGATTAGGTTTAGGAAGTGTTTTTAGATAAGTTGCAACTCTTACAAAGCGACTTAAGGGATCACTATCGCCAGGCAACGGTAGGTTTCCACCAAAGGATTTATAGCGTTTTAAATTATCTAATTGAATATTATAGGCGGGTTCATTGGTCATCGTTGTATATTGTGGTCCATGATAAATTACTTTCTTGCCGTTAATAAATTCAATGACTGCAGCATCTCCTGAAGCATCTTGGATATTAAGATGCAAAGGCCATTTTTGATTAAAAACTACTGTTTCGATAATTTGAAATTTATCGGTAGCTGCTACAACTTCATTTACTGTTTTATAATTATCAAGAATATATTGTGCCCATAGGGTATTTGATATGGCCGGAAGATTTTTATCTCTTGCCTCATAACTAGACCCTGTTAGATATAAAAGGTGAGCAGCTAAACCATGCTCATTTATTCCATCAGAAACAGCCGAGGAATTAAACTCACTGACAACTACACTGCCATATTTTGATTTCCACTGTAAGGAATTGTCACCTGCG is a window of Legionella busanensis DNA encoding:
- a CDS encoding MFS transporter produces the protein MAGIQFSAAEKKLIFLSSLGGALEFYDFIIYIFLASELSELFFPAANHLASLIGVYAVFAVGYLIRPLGGIIFSHFGDKYGRKKTFVVTLIMMALPTFLIGLLPTYQDIGIKASLLLILLRLLQGLSVGGEIPGAVTFAGEHINPKSRGICCALIFLGINIGLILGSMINVALFYFCTHEQVLMWGWRIPFIVGGLLGIASFKLRRGLVETPIFKQHNTTAKKNFFPIREVFVNYKKEVFQGAALTWLDAVTVCLLFLYLPTYLTSILHYPKETINILNTIALILNSFFCITFGWLSDIFGRRRFLLLGSLCFVLFSYFFFYLLSLEQLAYVIIVMFSVSLLSACTSMYVCTIIELFPTSVRYTGMAITYNIGYAFFGGLTPLIATSLINSTHNNLSPSLYLILSAAICFFSALTLRNKHGQVLS
- a CDS encoding pyridoxal phosphate-dependent aminotransferase, which translates into the protein MDISLLAHRTNLPVNAIDEIFAQLPYIHQERLEKGLPSIIDLSIGEPHLAINPNVSDAMTKLLQKKDLAFPYSLSQGERSCLEAVTALYKHYYPLVNFSTKEVMVTYGATQALWHAFNILINPDDSVLVFEPYFGIYEMQLNLLGAQLIKIPTEAQGFQPSIEQLEFFLIKFPNTKVLILNFPNNPTGIDLQQSFLIGLAKILEQNLYLSVIIDDVYRELTTSPHITLLDVAPHLKNRCLVINSASKGLIGAPGLRIGMIGANPLWIEKMSTLQMMMTGGISVLMQQALIASIKEKLILTAKYQAWLNKCLHDYQRNRVFIYEQLRFWGFQSVASDNGFFVLTCANPFIDRKVPDKVNFMFNNKSHQVTNLHNKLNTTTFKTDSHIASFILYTVGVAIVPGSAFGIDEKKGYLRFSYAKDYLLLQQACKLIQDIVEQVNYINSKA
- a CDS encoding LysR family transcriptional regulator, which translates into the protein MIPSYTDLEYFREVAHTLSLSRASERLGISQPALSLAIKRLEKIIGTELLIRHQHGVALSQSGKQLLVHVKKLMTCWQDARSFALASKFEVQGSYTLGCHSTTAVDIVSGFLPSLLETYPKLEINLVHDVSRRTLEQIINFKIDIGILINPQSHPDLVIRKLCHDEMAFWTIPNKRKIQDIYSGEAIVLCDPSLQQTQDLLVRGRKQGFLIDRIITINSLEVIANMTAQGCGIGILPKLMTRTLYPERLICINQSPVYREEIALVYRNENRVIKAIQVIADAIKHYCYNKL
- a CDS encoding linear amide C-N hydrolase, with the translated sequence MNKGILLYSCLFLNVATAYSCTTVFWNNNPEAKVVARSVDLFTPDMPHIIVYPRGTTRHGDAGDNSLQWKSKYGSVVVSEFNSSAVSDGINEHGLAAHLLYLTGSSYEARDKNLPAISNTLWAQYILDNYKTVNEVVAATDKFQIIETVVFNQKWPLHLNIQDASGDAAVIEFINGKKVIYHGPQYTTMTNEPAYNIQLDNLKRYKSFGGNLPLPGDSDPLSRFVRVATYLKTLPKPNHTQEAVAGILSVIRTAMVPFGAVDTSGNKTEDAWPTRWVSVADLTKKTYYFSPTTTPNLIWLDLNTLDFREGKPTLSIDPNQTTLVGDIKKQLKVR